One genomic window of Kosmotoga olearia TBF 19.5.1 includes the following:
- a CDS encoding FtsW/RodA/SpoVE family cell cycle protein, protein MKKEHDVILFLSYIIILVFGLTILYSVTWGRRFSYLFYRQLSWDILSVGVFFLFSRIKRKFWEDNAVYLLLLSFGLLVVVLLTPPVAGANRWLDLGIASFQPSELAKLSIVMFLAWLYTKDQTLKIGIIGFFTTIAASFLVFIEPDFGTALMLFALWFVITFVSAKFDRLLIASFIIIIAVSPFVLFFGLKEYQLKRILSFLNPAAYSREAAYNTIQAMRAIGSGGFSGKGFLQGDMSRYGFVPENHTDFIFSAVGEQFGFLGSVLLIALYTVLIWRIWKTAKNTHSEFMALVSTGFLTIILFHIIENIGMNLGLFPVTGIPLPFISYGGSSALFFSAQLGMIYGASEKTAKT, encoded by the coding sequence ATGAAAAAAGAACATGATGTGATTCTCTTTCTGTCCTACATAATTATTTTAGTTTTCGGGCTGACCATTCTATACAGCGTAACATGGGGGAGGAGATTCTCCTATCTCTTTTACAGACAACTTTCCTGGGATATACTATCCGTCGGCGTGTTCTTCCTATTCAGCAGAATAAAAAGAAAATTCTGGGAAGACAACGCCGTTTATCTTTTGTTGCTTTCTTTTGGGTTACTCGTCGTTGTTTTATTGACACCACCCGTCGCAGGTGCAAACCGCTGGCTGGATCTTGGAATCGCGAGCTTTCAACCTTCAGAACTCGCAAAATTATCTATCGTTATGTTTCTCGCCTGGCTTTATACAAAGGACCAGACTCTGAAAATCGGAATAATCGGATTTTTTACAACCATTGCGGCTTCCTTTCTTGTTTTTATCGAACCGGACTTTGGTACAGCCCTCATGCTTTTCGCGTTGTGGTTCGTTATTACTTTTGTTAGTGCTAAATTTGACAGGCTCCTGATCGCTTCTTTCATCATCATAATAGCGGTTTCTCCCTTCGTGCTATTCTTTGGCTTGAAAGAATACCAGTTGAAGCGAATACTGAGTTTTCTCAATCCAGCAGCTTATTCAAGGGAGGCCGCTTACAATACAATCCAGGCAATGAGGGCAATAGGTTCCGGCGGATTCTCCGGAAAAGGGTTCTTACAGGGTGATATGAGCAGGTACGGGTTCGTTCCTGAAAATCATACAGACTTCATTTTCTCAGCCGTCGGGGAACAATTTGGTTTTTTGGGTTCCGTTTTGCTTATAGCACTCTATACCGTTCTGATATGGAGAATATGGAAGACAGCAAAAAACACCCATTCTGAATTCATGGCTCTCGTATCTACAGGCTTTTTAACCATTATTCTCTTCCACATTATCGAAAACATCGGAATGAATCTCGGGCTTTTCCCGGTCACCGGTATCCCCCTGCCCTTCATCAGCTACGGTGGCAGTTCTGCCCTTTTCTTCTCAGCACAGCTCGGCATGATATACGGAGCTTCTGAAAAAACTGCAAAGACATAG
- a CDS encoding TIGR00269 family protein: MKCKKCGAQAIIHLKQHNIALCAKHYEEFFLSRVKKAIHMFKMFDKSSKILVAVSGGKDSLVLWDVLYRLEYQTEGLYIDLGIGSYSETSKEKAKSFAKSRNLTLHIEDVRKYLHGLSTPEAAWKMRRKTCSVCGLVKRYIMNKFSHEGDYKVIATGHNLDDEAATLLGNLLHWQTGYLGKQYPVLPKTHEKLTPKVKPLILVTEKEVATFAIMKGIEYIFEECPSARGASSIVYKRLLNDLELSQPGAKQRFLMDYYKNKGIFDNAEEDSVKLNECSRCGYPTTQEVCSFCKLTERLEQKLNEKRT; the protein is encoded by the coding sequence ATGAAATGTAAGAAATGCGGAGCTCAGGCAATTATACATCTCAAACAACATAATATAGCTCTATGTGCGAAACATTATGAAGAGTTCTTTCTCTCAAGAGTGAAAAAGGCTATACACATGTTCAAGATGTTCGATAAATCCTCTAAAATTCTTGTCGCCGTATCCGGTGGCAAGGACAGCCTTGTTCTCTGGGACGTTCTTTACAGACTTGAATATCAAACCGAGGGACTCTATATAGATCTCGGTATCGGAAGTTATTCCGAAACGTCCAAAGAAAAAGCAAAAAGCTTCGCGAAATCAAGGAACCTCACCTTGCATATTGAAGATGTCAGGAAATACCTCCATGGACTTTCCACACCTGAAGCGGCATGGAAGATGCGTCGCAAAACCTGCTCTGTCTGCGGTCTTGTTAAACGCTATATCATGAATAAATTCTCCCACGAAGGCGATTATAAAGTAATCGCCACAGGGCATAATCTGGATGACGAGGCAGCCACACTGCTCGGAAACCTGCTTCACTGGCAAACCGGTTATTTGGGAAAGCAATATCCTGTACTTCCAAAAACTCATGAAAAACTCACTCCAAAGGTAAAGCCATTGATTCTTGTCACGGAGAAGGAGGTTGCCACCTTTGCCATTATGAAAGGAATAGAATACATCTTCGAGGAGTGTCCTTCCGCAAGGGGAGCTTCTTCTATCGTATACAAGAGACTGCTGAACGATCTCGAGTTATCGCAACCTGGCGCAAAACAACGGTTCCTCATGGATTATTATAAAAACAAAGGGATATTCGATAATGCCGAAGAAGATTCTGTCAAACTAAACGAATGTTCAAGGTGCGGTTATCCAACAACACAAGAAGTGTGTTCATTCTGTAAACTCACTGAACGCCTGGAGCAAAAGCTAAATGAAAAAAGAACATGA
- a CDS encoding Rossmann-like and DUF2520 domain-containing protein translates to MSEEISFVGAGRSGSMFAIFFKGLGYPVKFIIDCIPEKAVELSKRVPGAIAGGMELLKELSGAVFISVNDDAIRDVFLRIWEQNTSPEYFFHFSGAHSSALFEEAAKAGKGVGSLHPNISISDPEKALRRIRNVDCIIEGNEKGLRFLTNFLHKASLSVSIIGKKDKVLYHTAAVFSANFTQVLFEISRRLYVEAGLPDETARRIVSNYASVILERIKSEDLIGTLTGPAIRNDVETIKKETEELKKLSQDLSELYELLSKTIISFKGRGNLEHKADN, encoded by the coding sequence GTGAGCGAAGAGATATCCTTTGTTGGTGCAGGTCGTTCCGGGTCAATGTTTGCTATTTTTTTCAAAGGACTTGGTTATCCCGTAAAATTCATTATCGATTGCATTCCTGAAAAAGCGGTTGAACTATCAAAAAGAGTACCGGGAGCCATTGCAGGTGGAATGGAATTATTGAAAGAGCTTTCCGGTGCAGTATTCATCTCTGTAAATGATGACGCTATTCGGGACGTTTTCCTCAGAATATGGGAGCAAAATACATCACCCGAATATTTCTTTCATTTCAGCGGTGCACACAGTAGCGCTCTTTTTGAGGAAGCCGCAAAGGCTGGAAAGGGTGTTGGGAGCCTGCATCCTAATATATCGATTTCTGATCCTGAAAAAGCCTTGAGACGTATTAGAAATGTGGACTGTATCATAGAAGGAAATGAAAAAGGCTTGAGATTTTTAACAAATTTTTTGCACAAAGCGAGTCTTTCAGTGTCAATTATTGGGAAGAAAGACAAGGTTCTTTACCATACGGCCGCGGTCTTTTCAGCCAATTTCACGCAGGTGCTGTTTGAAATCTCGAGGCGACTGTATGTTGAAGCGGGACTGCCTGATGAAACAGCGCGTAGAATAGTATCAAACTATGCGTCCGTAATTCTTGAAAGGATCAAAAGCGAGGATCTGATAGGTACTCTAACTGGCCCTGCGATCAGGAATGATGTAGAAACTATAAAAAAAGAAACTGAGGAATTGAAAAAACTATCACAGGATCTTTCGGAACTTTACGAACTTTTGAGCAAAACGATAATCAGTTTCAAGGGGAGGGGAAACCTTGAACATAAGGCAGATAATTAA
- the panB gene encoding 3-methyl-2-oxobutanoate hydroxymethyltransferase, which produces MNIRQIINSKGKRKLSMVTAYSYFQAKMAEEAGIDMILVGDSYGNTILGYENTLPVTMEEMLIAVSAVRRGAPNTFVIADMPFLSYQVSEEKAIENAGRFIKVGANAVKLEGGAEVAGLVKKLVDFGIPVMGHLGLTPQHVNVIGGYRVQGKTDKSVKRLLEGVKLLEEAGVFAIVLELVVEGIAKKLTEETSVPTIGIGAGRYCDGQVLVWHDLLGINTEFSPRFVKRYANLRKDIVDALKKYNEEVKNGEFPGPENVFESGGFDE; this is translated from the coding sequence TTGAACATAAGGCAGATAATTAATTCAAAGGGCAAGCGAAAGCTTTCCATGGTGACAGCTTACAGTTACTTTCAGGCTAAGATGGCAGAAGAAGCCGGTATAGATATGATTCTTGTTGGAGATTCTTATGGTAATACTATACTCGGTTATGAAAATACCTTACCGGTGACAATGGAGGAGATGCTTATCGCCGTTTCGGCCGTGAGAAGGGGTGCGCCGAACACCTTTGTTATAGCGGATATGCCCTTTTTGTCTTACCAGGTTTCTGAAGAAAAGGCGATAGAAAACGCCGGGCGTTTTATTAAGGTTGGTGCAAACGCTGTGAAGCTTGAAGGCGGCGCCGAGGTTGCGGGGCTTGTGAAGAAACTGGTGGATTTTGGCATACCAGTGATGGGGCACCTTGGGTTGACACCCCAGCATGTTAACGTAATAGGCGGATATCGTGTGCAGGGAAAGACCGATAAAAGTGTTAAACGATTATTGGAAGGCGTCAAGCTATTGGAAGAAGCGGGAGTGTTTGCCATTGTTCTCGAGCTGGTTGTTGAGGGAATAGCAAAAAAGCTTACGGAAGAGACCAGCGTTCCTACGATAGGTATTGGTGCTGGTAGGTATTGTGACGGGCAGGTGCTTGTATGGCATGATCTGCTGGGAATCAATACGGAATTCTCGCCGAGATTCGTCAAGAGATACGCCAATCTGAGAAAGGACATCGTTGATGCCCTGAAGAAGTACAATGAAGAGGTGAAGAACGGGGAATTCCCGGGACCGGAAAATGTTTTTGAGAGTGGTGGTTTTGATGAATAA